A DNA window from Stutzerimonas stutzeri contains the following coding sequences:
- the pncB gene encoding nicotinate phosphoribosyltransferase has protein sequence MNSSAFSERIIQSLLDTDFYKLTMMQAVLHHYPNAEVEWAFRSRSGEDLTPFLDEIRQQIEALAELQITPEELAFLERIPYMQPDFIRFLGLFRFDLRYLRVGIEDGELVMHLRGPWLHVILFEVPLLAIVSEVRNRSRYPQVTMEQASARLDEKLNWLRGQASAEELASFTLADFGTRRRFSYAVQAMVVERLQHGFPGRFVGTSNVHLARVQHVKPMGTMAHEWIMAHQQLGPRLIDSQVAALDCWVREYRGALGIALTDCINMDAFVSDFDLYFAKLFDGLRHDSGDPLIWAEKAIAHYQRLGIDPRTRQLIFSDGLNFAKALDIHRALIGRTQASFGIGTGLTCDIPGVEPTNMVIKMTACNGQPVAKLSDSPGKTMCRDAAFVSYLRHVFNVAES, from the coding sequence ATGAACAGCAGCGCCTTTTCCGAGCGAATCATCCAGAGCCTGCTGGATACCGATTTCTACAAGCTGACCATGATGCAGGCAGTGCTGCATCATTATCCCAATGCAGAAGTCGAATGGGCGTTTCGCAGCCGCTCCGGCGAGGACCTGACACCTTTTCTCGATGAAATCCGCCAGCAGATCGAAGCACTTGCCGAGCTGCAGATAACACCCGAAGAGTTGGCCTTTCTCGAACGCATCCCCTATATGCAGCCGGATTTCATCCGTTTCCTGGGCCTGTTTCGCTTCGACCTGCGCTACCTGCGCGTCGGTATCGAAGACGGCGAACTGGTAATGCACCTGCGCGGCCCATGGCTGCACGTGATCCTTTTCGAGGTGCCGCTACTGGCTATCGTCAGCGAGGTGCGCAACCGGTCGCGCTACCCGCAGGTAACCATGGAGCAGGCAAGCGCGCGGCTGGATGAGAAGTTGAACTGGTTGCGCGGCCAGGCCAGCGCCGAGGAGCTGGCGAGCTTCACCCTGGCGGACTTCGGCACGCGCCGGCGCTTCTCCTATGCCGTCCAGGCAATGGTGGTTGAACGCCTGCAACACGGGTTTCCGGGCCGTTTCGTCGGCACCAGCAATGTGCATTTGGCGCGGGTACAACACGTGAAGCCGATGGGCACCATGGCTCACGAGTGGATCATGGCGCATCAGCAACTTGGCCCGCGGTTGATCGACAGTCAGGTCGCGGCACTCGATTGCTGGGTACGCGAGTACCGCGGTGCGCTGGGTATCGCGCTGACCGACTGCATCAACATGGATGCCTTTGTAAGCGATTTCGATCTGTACTTTGCCAAGCTGTTCGATGGCCTGCGCCATGACTCGGGCGACCCGCTGATCTGGGCCGAGAAGGCCATCGCGCACTATCAGCGTCTGGGCATCGACCCGCGGACCCGCCAGCTGATTTTTTCCGATGGCCTGAACTTCGCCAAGGCGCTGGATATTCACCGTGCCCTGATCGGCCGCACTCAGGCCAGCTTTGGCATCGGTACAGGCCTCACCTGCGACATTCCAGGTGTCGAGCCGACCAACATGGTCATCAAGATGACCGCCTGCAATGGCCAGCCGGTGGCGAAACTGTCGGATTCACCAGGCAAGACCATGTGCCGCGATGCCGCCTTCGTCAGCTATCTGCGGCATGTATTCAACGTCGCAGAAAGCTGA
- a CDS encoding putative bifunctional diguanylate cyclase/phosphodiesterase, whose product MKLEMRNSLSRKLLRVVLLSALAVGLVLSCAQIIFGAYKTRQLIEADAQRILRMTRDPSTQAIYSLDREMGAQVMEGLFQHESIRMASIGHPDEGMLALKIRPPIDLPTRWLTDPILHRDRQFSIPLIGKPPYNEYYGELRITLDTAQYGQDFVNDSIVIFIVGILRALTLGFVLFLIYQWLLTRPLTKLIEHLAQINPDRPGEHKLPMIRGHERNELGLWVETANGLLASIEHNMHLRLEAESSLHRMTQYDSLTGLPNRQQLQHQLDHILDEARRLQRRVAVLCLGLDDFKGINEQYSYQTGDCLLKALADRLRGSAGRLGALARLGGDQFVLVLSGIEQPYEAAELAQALLDDLENPIDLDQDPIRLRATIGITLYPEDGDNTEKLLQKAEQTMTLAKSRSRNRYQFYVASIDSEMRARRELEKDLSEALKRDEFHLVYQPQVDYRQNRITGVEALIRWKHPQGRLVPPDLFIPLAEQNGSIIEIGKWVLDQACSQLRRWHAEGHTGLRVAVNLSTVQLRHPELPAMIGELLQTHQLPAETLELEVTETGLMEDIDAAANNLHSLRRSGALIAIDDFGTGYSSLSYLKSLPLDKIKIDKSFVQDIGQDEGATIVRAIIQLGKSLGMTVIAEGVETPEQEAYLIAEGCQEGQGYYYSKPLAAADLDLLLRQSAPFDRAGNSELR is encoded by the coding sequence TTGAAGCTGGAAATGCGCAATAGCCTGTCGCGTAAGCTCCTGCGTGTCGTCCTGCTATCAGCGCTGGCGGTAGGGCTGGTGCTCAGCTGCGCGCAGATCATCTTCGGCGCATACAAGACGCGCCAGCTGATCGAGGCCGACGCCCAACGTATCCTGCGCATGACTCGCGACCCTTCTACTCAGGCGATCTACAGCCTCGACCGCGAGATGGGCGCGCAGGTGATGGAAGGGCTCTTCCAGCACGAGTCGATTCGCATGGCATCCATCGGCCATCCGGACGAAGGCATGCTGGCGCTGAAGATCAGACCGCCTATCGATCTGCCGACCCGCTGGCTGACCGACCCGATCCTCCACCGCGACCGGCAGTTCTCGATCCCGCTCATCGGCAAACCGCCCTACAACGAATATTACGGCGAGCTGCGCATCACCCTGGACACGGCCCAATATGGCCAGGATTTCGTCAACGACTCCATCGTGATCTTCATCGTCGGCATCCTGCGCGCGCTTACCTTGGGCTTTGTGCTCTTTCTGATCTACCAGTGGCTGCTGACCCGGCCGCTGACCAAGCTCATCGAGCACCTGGCGCAGATCAACCCGGACCGCCCCGGCGAGCACAAGCTGCCGATGATCAGAGGTCACGAGCGCAACGAACTGGGCCTTTGGGTGGAAACGGCCAACGGGCTGCTCGCCTCTATCGAACACAACATGCATCTGCGTCTGGAAGCTGAAAGCAGCCTGCATCGGATGACCCAGTACGACTCGCTGACCGGATTACCCAACCGACAGCAGCTCCAACACCAGCTCGACCATATCCTCGACGAGGCGCGCCGTTTGCAGCGGCGCGTCGCGGTGCTCTGCCTGGGCCTTGACGACTTCAAGGGCATCAACGAGCAGTACAGCTACCAGACCGGCGACTGCCTGCTCAAGGCGCTGGCCGACCGCTTACGCGGCTCCGCAGGCCGACTCGGTGCACTGGCACGATTGGGTGGTGATCAGTTCGTGCTGGTGCTGAGCGGCATCGAGCAACCGTATGAAGCCGCTGAGCTGGCACAGGCGCTACTCGACGACCTGGAAAACCCGATCGATCTCGATCAGGACCCGATTCGGCTGCGGGCCACCATCGGTATCACGCTTTATCCGGAGGATGGCGACAACACCGAGAAGCTGCTGCAGAAAGCCGAGCAGACCATGACCCTCGCCAAGAGCCGCTCGCGCAACCGTTACCAGTTCTATGTGGCCAGCATCGACAGTGAAATGCGCGCTCGCCGGGAACTGGAAAAGGACCTCAGCGAAGCCCTCAAGCGCGACGAGTTCCATCTGGTCTATCAGCCTCAGGTGGACTATCGGCAGAATCGCATCACTGGCGTCGAAGCGCTGATTCGCTGGAAACATCCACAAGGCAGGCTGGTGCCCCCGGATCTGTTCATCCCTCTGGCTGAGCAGAACGGCAGCATCATCGAGATCGGCAAATGGGTACTTGACCAGGCCTGCAGCCAATTGCGTCGCTGGCATGCCGAAGGACATACCGGTTTGCGTGTGGCGGTGAATCTCTCCACGGTGCAACTGCGCCACCCGGAACTGCCGGCCATGATCGGCGAGCTGCTACAGACCCATCAGCTGCCCGCCGAAACCCTGGAGCTGGAGGTGACCGAGACAGGCCTGATGGAGGACATCGACGCCGCCGCAAACAACCTGCACAGCCTGCGGCGTTCCGGTGCGCTGATTGCGATCGATGATTTCGGTACTGGTTATTCCTCGCTCAGCTATCTCAAGAGCCTGCCGCTGGACAAGATCAAGATCGACAAGAGCTTCGTCCAGGACATTGGCCAGGACGAAGGCGCAACCATCGTCCGGGCGATCATCCAGCTCGGCAAGAGCCTGGGTATGACGGTGATCGCCGAGGGTGTCGAGACACCGGAGCAGGAAGCCTATCTGATCGCCGAGGGCTGTCAGGAGGGCCAGGGCTACTACTACAGCAAGCCGCTGGCGGCCGCTGATCTTGACCTGCTGCTGCGCCAGTCGGCGCCTTTTGATCGGGCGGGTAATTCCGAGCTGCGTTAG
- a CDS encoding general stress protein, which translates to MANNNPGNFANDKEKASEAGRKGGHNSGGNFANDREKASEAGRKGGQNSHGGGRSS; encoded by the coding sequence ATGGCAAATAACAATCCTGGCAACTTCGCCAACGATAAAGAGAAAGCATCAGAAGCTGGCCGCAAAGGCGGCCACAACAGCGGCGGAAACTTCGCCAACGACCGTGAAAAGGCCTCCGAGGCTGGCCGCAAGGGTGGCCAGAACAGCCACGGCGGTGGCCGCAGCAGCTAA
- a CDS encoding superoxide dismutase, with translation MAFELPPLPYKKNALEPHMSAETLEFHHDKHHAAYVTNLNNLIPGTEFEGKDLESIIKTSSGGIFNNAAQVWNHTFFWNCLAQNAGGQPTGALADAINASFGSFDKFKEEFTKTAIGTFGSGWAWLVKKSDGSLGLASTIGAGNPMTAGDKPLLTCDVWEHAYYIDYRNARPKFVEAFWNLVNWDFVAKNFAG, from the coding sequence ATGGCTTTCGAATTGCCGCCGCTGCCGTACAAAAAAAATGCTCTCGAGCCGCACATGTCCGCCGAGACGCTCGAGTTCCACCACGACAAGCACCACGCTGCTTACGTGACCAACCTGAACAACCTGATCCCGGGCACCGAGTTCGAAGGCAAGGACCTGGAAAGCATCATCAAGACCTCTTCCGGCGGAATCTTCAACAACGCCGCTCAGGTCTGGAACCACACCTTCTTCTGGAACTGCCTGGCACAAAACGCTGGTGGCCAGCCGACCGGCGCGCTGGCTGATGCCATCAACGCCTCCTTCGGCTCCTTCGACAAGTTCAAGGAAGAGTTCACCAAGACCGCCATCGGCACCTTCGGCTCCGGCTGGGCCTGGCTGGTCAAGAAGTCCGACGGTAGCCTGGGCCTGGCGAGCACTATCGGCGCCGGCAACCCGATGACTGCAGGCGACAAGCCGCTGCTGACCTGCGACGTCTGGGAGCATGCCTACTACATCGACTACCGCAACGCCCGTCCGAAATTTGTCGAAGCGTTCTGGAACCTGGTCAACTGGGACTTCGTCGCGAAGAACTTCGCAGGCTGA
- a CDS encoding autotransporter domain-containing protein: MQSVLKPLAAIILLTCTTGTATANSGPFSQFVVFGDSLSDAGNFPDLQSPTLGGNPTGGLRFTNRTGPTYGAGEYIGEVGTQRLASMLGLQSLPSTPLLPAILTGNPDGTNYAVGGYRTDQILDSITGDSTVSINGLSRTRLGYLREYPRVDSNALYYLNGGGNDIFQGRDMLLAASDLAEGVRALQAAGARYIIVSDLPDVGSTPLGTLNNVTDIWNDLTTDFNTELASRLQAQGGNYVLVNNRLLLSEVRADLAAFGFDPNVAQTAVCFDSSSSTPCLPDPTYGLGGTAPDPNRLMFNDGVHPTTAVHQISADYLYSIIAAPWEISLLPEMGRSALRAHLQQLDNELSAQRGNWQAVGAWRTFVQGGYNRPEYDGYGGGDGHGLSVSVGVTQRLSDAWLGGVSLGLAENSLELGRNDSDYDMRSYLATAFARYEQQRLFADFSLSVGYLDYHDLKRTFALGITERAEKGDTEGTLWGAAAKAGFNLMQPGDQLQFGPFIGASYQKIEVDGYSEKGTRSTALSYHDQELKSLRLSLGLFGDYALTERTRLFGEVAREVEREDEDRQDLRMSLNSVPGNTFELPGAVPTGDQTRFSLGLAHRLTPGLSLRANYHYRGNDNRDHGLGLSLAWDL, from the coding sequence GTGCAGAGCGTTCTCAAACCGCTTGCGGCAATCATTCTGCTCACCTGTACGACCGGTACGGCCACCGCCAATAGCGGACCGTTCAGCCAGTTCGTTGTGTTCGGCGACTCGTTGAGCGACGCCGGCAACTTTCCCGACCTGCAAAGTCCGACACTCGGCGGCAACCCCACCGGCGGATTACGCTTCACCAACCGCACCGGCCCTACGTATGGTGCGGGCGAATATATCGGCGAGGTTGGCACACAACGATTGGCCAGCATGCTCGGCCTTCAATCGCTGCCTTCCACGCCGCTGTTACCGGCAATACTCACAGGCAATCCGGACGGCACCAACTATGCCGTTGGTGGCTATCGCACAGATCAGATCCTCGACTCGATAACCGGCGATTCGACTGTCTCAATCAACGGCCTCTCCCGCACCCGCCTTGGTTATCTGCGGGAATATCCGCGAGTCGACAGTAACGCGCTGTACTACCTGAACGGCGGCGGCAATGACATTTTCCAGGGGCGAGACATGCTCTTGGCAGCGAGCGACTTGGCCGAGGGCGTCAGAGCTCTGCAGGCAGCCGGGGCCCGCTACATCATCGTCTCCGATCTGCCCGATGTCGGCAGCACGCCGCTTGGCACACTTAATAACGTGACCGATATTTGGAATGATCTGACTACAGACTTCAATACGGAGCTGGCGAGCCGCCTGCAAGCCCAGGGCGGCAACTATGTGCTGGTGAATAACCGCCTGCTCTTGTCGGAAGTTCGCGCTGACCTTGCCGCATTCGGTTTTGACCCGAACGTGGCACAAACCGCTGTTTGCTTCGATTCTTCATCTTCTACCCCTTGCCTGCCTGACCCGACCTACGGCCTTGGCGGCACCGCCCCGGACCCTAATCGCCTGATGTTCAATGATGGCGTCCATCCGACCACCGCCGTTCACCAGATCAGCGCCGATTACCTCTACTCGATCATCGCCGCCCCGTGGGAAATCTCGCTGCTGCCAGAAATGGGCCGGTCCGCACTGCGCGCTCACTTGCAGCAACTGGACAACGAGCTGTCAGCCCAGCGTGGCAACTGGCAGGCGGTCGGTGCATGGCGCACTTTCGTCCAGGGTGGTTACAACCGGCCTGAGTACGACGGTTACGGTGGCGGAGACGGCCACGGGCTGAGCGTGTCGGTGGGTGTTACCCAGCGCCTGAGCGATGCCTGGCTGGGCGGAGTCAGCCTGGGTCTGGCGGAAAACTCCCTGGAACTGGGAAGAAACGACTCGGACTACGACATGCGCAGCTACCTCGCCACGGCTTTTGCGCGCTACGAGCAGCAGCGCCTGTTCGCCGACTTCAGCCTTAGCGTCGGTTACCTCGATTACCACGATCTGAAGCGGACCTTTGCCTTGGGCATCACCGAGCGAGCGGAAAAGGGGGACACCGAAGGTACGCTCTGGGGAGCCGCGGCCAAGGCTGGCTTCAACCTCATGCAGCCCGGTGACCAGCTGCAGTTCGGCCCGTTCATAGGCGCGAGCTACCAAAAGATCGAGGTCGACGGCTACAGCGAAAAAGGGACACGGTCGACCGCGCTGAGCTATCACGATCAGGAGTTGAAATCGCTGCGTCTTTCGCTCGGACTGTTCGGCGACTACGCCCTAACCGAGCGCACGCGGCTGTTCGGCGAAGTGGCGCGGGAGGTGGAACGTGAGGACGAGGATCGCCAAGATCTGCGCATGTCGCTGAACAGCGTACCGGGCAACACCTTCGAGCTGCCGGGTGCGGTACCGACCGGCGACCAGACGCGCTTCAGCCTTGGCCTGGCGCACCGTTTGACGCCAGGTCTGTCGTTGCGCGCCAACTACCACTACCGGGGCAACGACAACCGCGACCACGGGCTGGGGTTATCACTGGCCTGGGACTTGTAA
- a CDS encoding LysR family transcriptional regulator ArgP, with translation MFDYKLLAALAAVVEQAGFERAAQALGLSQSAISQRIKLLEARVGQPVLLRDSPPRPTELGQRLLNHVQQVRLLERDLQGQVPALDENRLPERLRIALNADSLATWWAGAVAPFCAEHRVLLDHVVEDQAVGLKRMRAGEVAACVCAAERPLAGARSQFLGAMRYRALASPAFVSRHFKQPAAPGDLARVPAVVFGPDDQLQHRYMAAVGGGEAFIHHLCPSSEGFVRLLLSGLGWGLVPELQVRGELARGELVDVLSGPPIDVPLYWHHWRNGGQLLDELTRHLVRCASGWLLVD, from the coding sequence ATGTTCGATTACAAGTTGCTCGCCGCGCTTGCCGCAGTCGTGGAGCAAGCCGGCTTCGAGCGTGCTGCACAGGCGTTGGGGCTTTCGCAGTCGGCCATATCGCAGCGAATCAAGCTGCTCGAAGCGCGCGTTGGTCAGCCGGTGCTGTTGCGTGATAGTCCACCCAGGCCGACCGAGCTAGGCCAGCGCCTGCTCAATCACGTGCAGCAGGTGCGGCTGCTCGAGCGTGATCTGCAAGGGCAGGTTCCGGCACTGGACGAGAACCGGTTGCCGGAGCGATTACGGATCGCCTTGAATGCCGACAGCCTGGCGACATGGTGGGCCGGGGCGGTGGCGCCGTTTTGCGCCGAGCATCGGGTTTTGCTCGACCACGTAGTGGAAGACCAAGCCGTCGGGCTCAAACGGATGCGCGCCGGGGAGGTTGCCGCCTGCGTCTGCGCTGCGGAGCGCCCATTGGCGGGTGCGCGTAGCCAGTTTCTCGGTGCAATGCGCTATCGCGCACTAGCCAGTCCGGCGTTTGTCAGTAGGCATTTCAAACAGCCGGCAGCGCCCGGTGACCTCGCGCGCGTGCCGGCTGTGGTCTTCGGCCCGGACGACCAGCTGCAACATCGCTACATGGCGGCAGTTGGCGGCGGCGAGGCATTCATCCACCACTTGTGCCCGTCTTCCGAGGGGTTCGTGCGTCTGCTGCTGAGTGGGCTGGGTTGGGGATTGGTGCCGGAGTTGCAGGTGCGTGGCGAACTTGCGCGCGGGGAATTGGTCGATGTGCTGTCCGGACCGCCGATCGACGTGCCGTTGTACTGGCACCACTGGCGCAATGGCGGGCAATTACTCGACGAATTGACTCGGCACCTGGTGCGTTGCGCCAGTGGTTGGTTGCTGGTCGATTGA
- a CDS encoding ATPase, translated as MRNDAHDELDNIPSLTTGRDRVEPYPAPDLEPMRRPAAEPPDDGRSRQKRRASGGGSKASTAPLWVVVLALLISLGALGWWSYQKIAMLEMQLVATQESFARISEDAAGRLQDISGKVVATESNVTTESEAVKLRIKQLEQQTVELGRKQQAFATEQQSLAGRQGNQDQRLEEQGKRFERLGTDLQAQQGTTATLTETVNTLGSEQASLKSTLNEQAKLAGRLDALSKDVAALKQGGNQNQAISRLEQDIMVLRSQLDNRPAPSATNTAEFDSFRAQVTRTINAMQSQIANLQGQIDGR; from the coding sequence ATGCGCAACGATGCTCACGACGAACTGGACAACATCCCCAGCCTGACCACAGGCCGTGATCGCGTGGAGCCCTATCCGGCGCCGGATCTCGAGCCGATGCGGCGACCCGCGGCCGAACCTCCCGATGACGGTCGCTCGCGACAAAAGCGCCGCGCGAGCGGCGGCGGCAGCAAAGCGAGTACGGCTCCGCTGTGGGTCGTGGTGCTGGCCTTGCTGATCAGCCTCGGCGCGCTTGGCTGGTGGAGCTATCAGAAGATCGCCATGCTGGAAATGCAGTTGGTTGCCACTCAGGAGAGCTTCGCCCGCATCAGCGAAGATGCCGCGGGGCGGTTGCAGGACATTTCCGGCAAGGTCGTCGCGACCGAGTCCAACGTGACCACTGAAAGCGAGGCGGTGAAGCTGCGCATCAAGCAGCTTGAGCAACAGACCGTGGAACTCGGTCGCAAGCAGCAGGCCTTCGCCACCGAGCAGCAAAGCCTGGCCGGCCGGCAGGGCAATCAGGATCAGCGCCTGGAAGAGCAGGGCAAGCGCTTCGAGCGTCTGGGTACCGATCTTCAGGCTCAACAAGGCACCACCGCGACATTGACGGAAACCGTCAACACGCTGGGCAGCGAGCAGGCATCATTGAAGTCGACATTGAACGAGCAAGCCAAGCTGGCCGGTCGGCTCGATGCTCTGAGCAAGGATGTGGCCGCGCTGAAGCAGGGCGGCAATCAGAATCAGGCGATCAGCCGTCTGGAGCAGGACATCATGGTATTGCGCAGCCAACTGGACAACCGTCCGGCACCGAGCGCTACCAACACGGCGGAGTTCGACTCCTTCCGCGCCCAGGTCACCCGTACCATCAATGCCATGCAGAGCCAGATCGCCAACCTGCAAGGGCAGATTGACGGTCGCTGA
- a CDS encoding LysE/ArgO family amino acid transporter, whose protein sequence is MNAIWQSYINGLLVAAGLIMAIGAQNAFVLAQSLRREHHLPVAALCIVCDVLLVSVGVFGLAAVLASNPLLLEVTRWGGVAFLVWYGTLALRRAAKPRSLRSADAQPRPLRAVLLAALAVTLLNPHVYLDTVVLIGSLGAQQPEPGAYTLGAASASTLWFMTLALGGAWLAPWLARPLTWRLIDLGVAAMMFAIAAQLAFAG, encoded by the coding sequence ATGAATGCGATCTGGCAAAGCTATATCAACGGTTTACTGGTGGCCGCCGGCCTGATCATGGCCATCGGCGCGCAGAACGCCTTCGTGCTCGCGCAGAGCTTGCGCCGGGAACATCATCTTCCAGTGGCGGCGCTGTGCATTGTCTGTGACGTATTGCTGGTCAGTGTCGGCGTGTTCGGCCTGGCGGCGGTACTGGCGAGCAATCCGCTGCTGCTGGAAGTCACCCGCTGGGGCGGCGTGGCTTTCCTCGTCTGGTACGGCACGCTCGCGCTGCGCCGGGCGGCCAAGCCGCGAAGCTTGCGCAGCGCCGACGCGCAACCGCGTCCGCTGCGCGCGGTATTGCTGGCCGCGCTGGCCGTTACCCTGCTCAACCCGCACGTCTATCTCGATACCGTAGTGCTGATCGGATCACTCGGCGCACAACAGCCCGAGCCGGGCGCCTATACATTGGGTGCCGCTAGCGCCTCGACGCTGTGGTTCATGACTCTCGCGCTCGGCGGAGCCTGGCTTGCGCCCTGGCTGGCCCGTCCGCTGACCTGGCGCCTGATCGACCTCGGTGTCGCGGCCATGATGTTTGCGATTGCCGCGCAGCTGGCATTCGCTGGCTGA
- a CDS encoding GGDEF domain-containing protein, which yields MPSLLDLLRSRLSSLLPSELKPSELRHLLSPGRHPLLLCQRRATLIVNRVRLFAFLFAVLTPLWSLIDLMVFEPQLWAALAGFRMMACLAFTCLLLFYRPSGNLLDAYRAIAILFAIPTLFYIASHTLLGSYQLAQFSAVVGAGYAFLPFVLMAGLTIFPLTLVENLVLSCLLLLAQALTGYLSWATLNWPSFAGAFWLLILIAGVASLASMSQLAFMFALVRQAIRDPLTGIFSRGSGEEILRLQWDGAQRKNGALALAFIDLDHFKAINDNHGHEAGDQVLREAARRLVAKLRASDSLLRWGGEEFVLIMPDTDMHQAHQALERIVGNGLGQRPEGTALTASIGLAERRCDQVTDYRDLLELADKRMYYAKTSGRNRLCAMDLDALEQGVLAPGA from the coding sequence ATGCCATCACTTCTCGACCTGCTGCGTAGCCGCTTGAGTTCACTACTGCCCAGCGAGCTAAAGCCCAGCGAGCTTCGCCATCTGCTCAGCCCGGGGCGCCATCCGCTGCTGCTGTGCCAGCGCCGCGCGACCTTGATCGTCAATCGCGTGCGCTTGTTCGCTTTCCTCTTCGCCGTGCTGACTCCGTTGTGGAGCCTGATCGATCTGATGGTGTTCGAACCTCAGCTCTGGGCGGCGCTGGCCGGGTTTCGGATGATGGCCTGCCTGGCGTTCACCTGCCTGCTGTTGTTCTATCGCCCCAGCGGCAACCTGTTGGATGCGTACCGTGCGATCGCGATTTTGTTCGCCATCCCGACCCTCTTCTATATCGCTTCGCACACCTTGCTCGGCAGCTATCAGCTGGCGCAATTCTCCGCGGTGGTGGGTGCCGGCTATGCCTTCCTGCCGTTCGTGCTGATGGCAGGGCTGACCATCTTCCCGTTGACCCTGGTGGAGAATCTGGTGCTGTCCTGCCTGCTGCTGCTGGCGCAGGCGCTGACCGGTTACCTCAGCTGGGCGACGCTCAACTGGCCGTCGTTTGCCGGCGCGTTCTGGCTGCTGATCCTGATTGCCGGCGTCGCCAGCCTGGCCAGCATGAGCCAGCTGGCGTTCATGTTCGCGCTGGTGCGCCAGGCCATTCGGGATCCGCTCACCGGGATTTTCTCCCGCGGCAGTGGCGAAGAAATCCTCCGCTTGCAGTGGGATGGCGCGCAGCGCAAGAACGGCGCTCTTGCCCTGGCATTTATTGATCTGGACCACTTCAAGGCAATCAACGACAACCATGGCCACGAAGCCGGTGATCAGGTGCTGCGTGAGGCGGCCCGACGCCTGGTAGCTAAGCTGCGTGCTTCCGATAGCCTGCTGCGCTGGGGCGGCGAGGAGTTTGTGCTGATCATGCCGGACACCGACATGCACCAGGCGCACCAGGCGCTCGAACGCATCGTCGGCAATGGGCTGGGCCAGCGGCCGGAAGGCACAGCGCTGACGGCGAGCATCGGCCTGGCCGAGCGCCGTTGCGATCAGGTGACTGACTACCGCGACTTGCTGGAACTGGCGGACAAACGCATGTACTACGCCAAGACGAGCGGGCGCAATCGCCTCTGTGCGATGGATCTTGATGCCCTGGAGCAAGGAGTGCTCGCTCCGGGTGCATAG
- a CDS encoding spermidine synthase has product MKRFVLLDTAAIPTGGALCLFEYGDDFVIKIQGGNGNQLMNTRTHGSEDALAEIPCKRIASRPQARVLIGGLGMGFTLASALRHLGQDAEVLVAELVPGVIEWNRGALGEKSGHPLRDSRAEVLNQDVAELLQQQPQGFDAIMLDVDNGPEGLTQKSNSWLYSLDGLNACARALRPSGVLAVWSASADRAFSDKLAKAGFKAEEVQVFAHGNRGTRHTIWIAEKRKR; this is encoded by the coding sequence ATGAAACGCTTCGTACTTCTGGATACCGCCGCGATCCCCACCGGCGGCGCCTTGTGCCTGTTCGAATACGGCGATGACTTCGTCATCAAGATCCAGGGCGGCAACGGCAACCAGCTGATGAACACGCGTACCCATGGTTCGGAAGACGCGTTGGCCGAGATCCCCTGCAAACGGATCGCTTCGCGCCCGCAGGCACGCGTCCTGATCGGCGGACTGGGTATGGGCTTCACCCTCGCCTCCGCCCTGCGCCACCTCGGACAGGACGCCGAGGTACTGGTAGCCGAATTGGTGCCAGGGGTGATCGAGTGGAACCGCGGTGCGCTCGGCGAGAAGTCCGGACACCCGCTGCGCGACAGCCGCGCCGAGGTGCTCAATCAGGACGTCGCGGAGTTGCTGCAACAGCAGCCTCAGGGCTTCGATGCAATCATGCTGGACGTCGATAATGGCCCCGAAGGTTTGACGCAGAAGAGCAACAGTTGGCTCTATTCACTGGACGGTCTGAATGCCTGTGCCCGCGCGCTGCGTCCGTCCGGCGTGCTCGCCGTATGGTCGGCCAGCGCCGACAGGGCTTTCTCCGACAAGCTTGCCAAGGCCGGCTTCAAGGCCGAAGAAGTGCAGGTGTTCGCTCACGGCAACCGCGGCACGCGTCATACCATCTGGATCGCCGAAAAGCGCAAGCGCTGA